One Gemmatimonadota bacterium DNA segment encodes these proteins:
- the mdh gene encoding malate dehydrogenase has protein sequence MVKIGIVGAGNVGATAALYAAQKELGDIALIDVVDGIPQGKGLDMMEAGPVLGYDSAIEGSNDFAALEGAALVVVTAGLARKPGMDRLDLLKKNAEIITSVTESIVKYAPDAQVLMVSNPLDVMTYVALKVSGYGRKRVYGQAGVLDCARYRSFVAMELGVSMEDTQAIILGGHGDTMVPIPRYTTVSGIPITELLSREAIDRIVQRTRDGGAEIVNYLKTGSAYYAPAASVVQMVESVLKDKKRVLPASVMLEGEYGLRDVCVGVPVKLGSEGIEEVIELELSDDEQAALRASASVYQESLDELGI, from the coding sequence ATGGTAAAGATCGGCATTGTCGGTGCGGGCAACGTGGGGGCGACCGCGGCGCTGTACGCCGCCCAGAAGGAACTGGGCGATATCGCTCTCATCGACGTCGTCGACGGAATCCCCCAGGGCAAAGGACTGGACATGATGGAAGCCGGACCCGTACTGGGATATGATTCCGCGATAGAGGGATCCAACGATTTCGCGGCCCTGGAAGGCGCGGCCCTCGTGGTCGTCACCGCCGGCCTGGCCCGCAAGCCCGGCATGGACCGGCTCGACCTGCTGAAGAAGAACGCGGAGATCATCACGTCGGTGACCGAAAGCATCGTCAAGTACGCGCCGGATGCCCAGGTCCTGATGGTCAGCAACCCGCTGGACGTCATGACCTATGTCGCCCTCAAGGTATCGGGGTACGGGCGGAAGCGCGTCTACGGACAGGCCGGCGTGCTCGACTGCGCCCGTTACCGTTCCTTCGTCGCCATGGAACTCGGCGTCTCCATGGAAGACACGCAGGCGATCATCCTCGGCGGACACGGCGACACCATGGTCCCCATTCCGCGGTACACCACGGTCTCCGGCATACCCATCACCGAACTGCTGTCCCGGGAAGCCATCGACCGCATCGTGCAGCGGACCCGCGACGGCGGCGCGGAGATCGTCAACTACCTCAAGACGGGCAGCGCCTACTATGCTCCGGCGGCTTCCGTCGTCCAGATGGTGGAATCCGTCCTGAAGGACAAGAAACGCGTGCTGCCCGCCTCGGTGATGCTGGAAGGCGAGTACGGACTGCGGGACGTCTGTGTGGGGGTGCCCGTGAAGCTGGGAAGCGAGGGCATCGAGGAAGTGATCGAACTGGAACTTTCGGACGACGAGCAGGCGGCGCTGCGAGCTTCCGCCTCAGTGTACCAGGAGAGCCTGGACGAACTGGGCATATAG
- the coaD gene encoding pantetheine-phosphate adenylyltransferase, producing the protein MSVAIYPGTFDPVTNGHLDVLRQALTVFDRVVVAVAPNTGKQPMFSTEERVEMFREAVDGWSEVEVLSSDGLTVDLAARLEARAIIRGIRSAGDLETESQMALMNRRLAPAVTTVSFFPGEPSVYVSSSLVKEVFRFGGDVSHQVPPPVLKALSEKRGSIS; encoded by the coding sequence ATGAGCGTTGCGATATATCCCGGCACATTCGACCCCGTGACCAACGGACATCTGGATGTACTGAGACAGGCGTTGACCGTGTTCGACCGGGTGGTGGTGGCCGTCGCGCCCAACACGGGCAAGCAGCCGATGTTTTCGACGGAGGAACGGGTGGAGATGTTCAGGGAGGCCGTGGATGGCTGGTCCGAGGTCGAGGTGTTGTCCTCGGACGGGTTGACGGTCGACCTGGCGGCAAGGCTTGAGGCCCGTGCCATTATCCGCGGCATCCGTTCCGCCGGAGATCTGGAGACAGAATCCCAGATGGCGCTCATGAACCGGCGCCTGGCCCCGGCGGTGACCACGGTATCGTTCTTTCCCGGTGAACCATCGGTGTATGTGAGCTCTTCGCTCGTCAAAGAGGTCTTCCGTTTCGGTGGCGACGTAAGCCATCAGGTCCCGCCTCCCGTGTTGAAGGCGCTGTCGGAAAAGCGCGGCTCGATCAGCTGA
- a CDS encoding RsmD family RNA methyltransferase, whose translation MLRIGTGIAKGRRLKSVTGAIRPTGSRVRESLFDILSARIADGTVLDLCAGSGVLGIEALSRGARCCLFVDHDRRAVRMIRDNLDRCGFGGQPGRHGQPGRHGRHDRQDGHTGQGPRDRGGPDGQGRVWMADAVRSLGHLADHSCAVDIILADPPYGDPLAREIIWTTGERSVLAPGGLLVLEHRGDDPLEPCAGLDLVRRRDIGETALSFFRSTQTAQAAWPARSARTAGSDQPVPAANVNRSEVLPLDLSPPSSRTRR comes from the coding sequence ATGCTGCGAATCGGCACGGGTATCGCCAAGGGAAGGCGGCTGAAGTCCGTAACCGGTGCGATTCGTCCCACCGGCAGCCGCGTACGTGAATCGTTGTTTGACATCCTTTCGGCCCGAATCGCAGACGGCACCGTGCTGGATCTGTGTGCCGGCAGCGGGGTTCTGGGCATTGAAGCCCTGAGCCGGGGGGCGCGCTGCTGTCTGTTTGTCGACCATGACCGGCGTGCTGTCCGGATGATCAGGGACAACCTGGATCGCTGCGGATTCGGTGGTCAGCCAGGGCGGCATGGTCAGCCAGGGCGGCATGGCCGGCATGATCGGCAGGACGGGCACACCGGGCAGGGCCCGCGTGACCGGGGCGGTCCGGATGGACAGGGCAGGGTCTGGATGGCAGACGCCGTCCGGAGTCTGGGTCACCTCGCCGACCATTCCTGCGCGGTGGACATCATACTCGCCGATCCGCCCTATGGCGATCCTCTTGCCCGGGAAATCATCTGGACCACAGGCGAGCGGAGCGTCTTGGCTCCCGGCGGCCTGCTCGTACTGGAGCATCGCGGAGACGACCCATTGGAACCCTGCGCCGGGCTCGACCTGGTACGCAGAAGAGATATCGGCGAGACAGCGCTATCGTTCTTCCGGTCCACCCAGACCGCCCAGGCCGCCTGGCCGGCCAGGTCCGCCCGGACCGCCGGGTCCGATCAGCCTGTACCGGCGGCAAACGTGAATCGGTCGGAAGTCCTGCCGCTGGATCTTTCACCTCCTTCATCGAGAACCCGGCGATGA
- the rfaE2 gene encoding D-glycero-beta-D-manno-heptose 1-phosphate adenylyltransferase: protein MHTRQTRGKLIGRDELAKAAEHTRRKGGTVVFTNGCFDLLHPGHVHLLETARSFGDLLIVAINTDASVRSIKDEGRPIYDETERAYMLSALACVDHVVLFDEPTPIPLLNLLRPDVLVKGGHYAHEEVVGWDVVEGYGGRVERVPVLDGMSTTGTIARITGTA from the coding sequence ATGCACACTCGGCAGACCCGCGGCAAACTCATCGGCCGCGATGAACTTGCAAAGGCGGCGGAGCACACCCGGCGGAAGGGCGGTACCGTCGTATTCACGAACGGGTGTTTCGATCTGCTCCATCCCGGCCACGTCCATCTGTTAGAGACCGCGCGGTCATTCGGCGACCTGCTTATCGTGGCCATCAACACCGACGCGTCCGTCCGGTCAATCAAGGACGAGGGACGCCCGATATACGACGAAACGGAGCGGGCCTACATGCTCAGCGCCCTGGCCTGCGTAGATCACGTGGTCCTCTTTGACGAACCGACGCCCATCCCACTGCTCAATCTGCTCAGGCCGGATGTCCTCGTCAAAGGGGGCCACTACGCACACGAGGAGGTGGTGGGCTGGGACGTGGTGGAGGGGTACGGCGGCCGCGTGGAAAGAGTGCCCGTACTGGACGGCATGTCCACCACCGGCACGATTGCGCGCATCACCGGAACCGCGTGA
- a CDS encoding NYN domain-containing protein, protein MENSKTTLPDYGHLFSRIDEKGLTRVLELALDRQLIVKLLHICGLVGDGRDLESTAMHTLAAQLAGDCFEREVTAAQVIRTLVQTSAREIAQIGSTPSEDINALLGDRTDAYTRECGRMTFAMLLDEREAVYAPAVERLNRIQAFQSGSGVSEETASSYLRDDPVLNGGPEDARQMEDARQMEDADLALIEARRHSVDLEKRNRILEDRVREMQRRIEQFDEGAGTASERAALFIDVQNMWYAARQQHGISARVDFEKLMQAAVGERRLIRAYAYVIQTPEVDQSGFVTMLEQFSYEVKRKDLRRRSDGSAKGDWDMEMAIDMIRIADKVDVVVLASGDGDFVSLIQLLKERGPRVEVFSFPHNTARDLMETADHYHPMDASLLIDMDPAR, encoded by the coding sequence ATGGAAAACTCGAAAACCACGCTGCCGGATTACGGGCATCTTTTCAGCAGGATCGACGAAAAGGGGCTCACAAGGGTCCTGGAACTCGCCCTCGACCGTCAGCTGATCGTCAAGCTGTTGCACATCTGCGGCCTGGTCGGCGACGGCCGGGACCTGGAGTCCACGGCCATGCATACCCTCGCCGCTCAGCTCGCCGGTGATTGCTTCGAGCGGGAAGTTACCGCCGCGCAGGTCATCCGGACCCTGGTTCAAACCAGCGCCCGGGAGATCGCACAGATCGGGAGCACGCCCTCCGAAGACATCAATGCCCTGCTGGGCGACCGGACCGACGCCTACACCCGGGAGTGCGGGCGGATGACCTTCGCCATGTTACTGGATGAAAGAGAGGCGGTCTACGCGCCGGCTGTCGAACGCCTGAACCGGATTCAGGCCTTTCAATCCGGCTCCGGCGTATCGGAGGAGACGGCGTCTTCCTACCTGCGGGACGATCCGGTGCTGAACGGCGGGCCGGAGGACGCGCGCCAGATGGAGGACGCGCGCCAGATGGAGGATGCGGACCTCGCGTTGATCGAAGCCCGGCGGCACAGCGTGGACCTGGAAAAACGGAATCGGATTCTGGAAGATCGCGTCAGGGAGATGCAGCGGCGAATCGAACAGTTCGACGAAGGAGCCGGCACAGCTTCTGAAAGGGCGGCCCTCTTCATCGACGTGCAGAACATGTGGTATGCCGCCCGGCAGCAACACGGGATTTCGGCGCGGGTGGATTTCGAGAAGCTCATGCAGGCCGCCGTGGGCGAAAGACGACTGATTCGTGCCTACGCCTACGTGATCCAGACGCCGGAGGTTGACCAGAGCGGTTTCGTAACGATGCTGGAACAGTTCAGCTACGAGGTGAAGCGGAAGGACCTCCGCAGGCGCAGCGACGGTTCGGCAAAGGGCGACTGGGATATGGAGATGGCCATCGACATGATCAGGATAGCCGACAAGGTCGACGTCGTCGTCCTGGCCAGCGGCGACGGTGATTTCGTGTCGCTGATCCAGCTGCTCAAGGAGCGGGGACCGCGGGTGGAGGTGTTTTCCTTCCCGCACAACACGGCGCGTGACCTGATGGAAACCGCGGACCATTACCATCCCATGGACGCCTCTCTGCTGATCGATATGGATCCGGCCCGCTGA
- the dprA gene encoding DNA-processing protein DprA, which translates to MSDLASWLTLARVPGVGAARFHALLRRFGSPSAALSASVEELTATEGLGPQIARAIRTCRDDAFADRQLRLLERHEARIVTFRDRSYPERLREIYDPPPLLFVSGGWEARDEQSVAIVGTRFTSAYGRKMTESFSAELSSYGFTVVSGMARGVDTLAHKTALRGDGRTVAVLGSGLDRPYPAENHRLMSSIRHHGAVMTEQPFGTGPDAVNFPQRNRIISGATLGTIVVEAGQRSGALITARFALDQGREVFAVPGPLNAPGSEGVNRLIKDGTAKLIQRVEDVIDELAPRLGFDPARIERKPPVPAFDLLPEEKAVYGRLSSEPEHIDQLASALALTSSQALGVLLALELKGAARQLPGMMFVRS; encoded by the coding sequence ATGTCGGATCTGGCATCCTGGCTGACCCTGGCACGCGTGCCGGGCGTGGGCGCGGCGCGGTTCCACGCCTTGCTGCGCCGGTTCGGATCCCCCTCCGCGGCCCTGTCCGCCTCCGTGGAGGAACTGACCGCGACCGAAGGGCTGGGGCCGCAGATCGCCCGGGCGATACGCACTTGCCGGGACGACGCCTTCGCCGACCGCCAGTTGCGCCTCCTGGAACGGCACGAGGCGCGAATCGTCACCTTCCGCGACCGGAGCTATCCCGAGCGCCTGCGGGAGATCTACGACCCACCGCCGCTGCTGTTCGTTTCCGGAGGTTGGGAAGCGCGCGATGAGCAGTCCGTTGCCATCGTGGGGACGCGGTTTACCTCTGCCTATGGCCGGAAGATGACCGAGTCGTTCAGCGCGGAGCTGAGTTCATACGGATTCACCGTCGTAAGCGGCATGGCGCGGGGCGTGGACACCCTGGCCCACAAGACCGCGCTTCGGGGAGACGGCCGCACCGTGGCCGTACTGGGATCGGGGCTGGACCGGCCCTATCCCGCGGAAAACCACAGGTTGATGTCATCGATCCGTCATCACGGCGCCGTGATGACGGAACAGCCCTTCGGCACCGGCCCGGACGCCGTCAATTTCCCCCAGCGGAACCGGATCATCAGCGGCGCCACCCTGGGAACGATCGTGGTGGAGGCCGGTCAGCGCAGCGGTGCGCTGATCACCGCCCGCTTCGCCCTGGACCAGGGCCGCGAAGTCTTTGCCGTCCCCGGTCCGCTGAACGCGCCCGGCAGCGAGGGCGTAAACAGGCTGATCAAGGACGGCACCGCCAAGCTGATCCAGCGCGTCGAGGACGTGATCGACGAACTGGCGCCCCGCCTGGGTTTCGATCCGGCCCGGATAGAACGAAAACCGCCCGTCCCGGCGTTCGACCTGCTGCCGGAGGAGAAAGCCGTGTACGGCCGACTGTCTTCGGAGCCGGAACACATCGATCAACTGGCGTCCGCTCTTGCCCTTACTTCCTCGCAGGCGCTCGGCGTCCTGCTGGCGCTCGAGCTGAAGGGGGCGGCGCGGCAGCTCCCGGGCATGATGTTCGTCCGGTCCTGA
- a CDS encoding pyridoxal phosphate-dependent aminotransferase — MPAIRLLSRKLDRIAPSATTVLNERAIAMRREGIDVFNFAVGEPDFPTPDHIKEAGMAAIRDNITRYTPATGIQDLKEAICRKLARDNGLEYAPNQIATTSGGKHALYNLLYVICDEGDEVLVPAPYWVSYPEMVKLAGAVPVVLDTDSDTSFKVTAGQVRCAITPKTKALMLNTPSNPTGMVYTRDELAAIAEVVMDTGIYVITDELYEKILYDGHRHVSIAALHPRMKEQALVVNGLSKAYAMTGWRLGYAAGPREVLDLVVKFQGQTVMHPSAITQHAAVTALTGPEDFLPPMIRAFDRRRNYILERLGNMPGVACSRPGGAFYVFPDMSAYTGYRRPDGRAIEGSLDLAMYLLEDYQVISAPGAAFGTEGCLRFSYATTLDIIEKGMDRVEEGLAALKG, encoded by the coding sequence ATGCCCGCTATTCGTCTCCTTTCCCGAAAACTGGATCGCATCGCACCCTCCGCGACCACCGTACTCAACGAACGGGCCATCGCCATGAGACGCGAAGGCATCGACGTTTTCAATTTCGCCGTGGGCGAGCCGGACTTCCCCACGCCGGACCATATCAAGGAAGCGGGCATGGCCGCGATCCGGGACAACATCACCCGGTACACGCCCGCGACCGGTATCCAGGACCTCAAGGAAGCGATCTGCCGCAAGCTGGCCAGGGACAACGGGCTCGAATACGCGCCAAACCAGATCGCGACGACCTCCGGGGGCAAGCACGCCCTCTACAACCTGCTCTACGTGATCTGCGACGAGGGAGACGAAGTCCTCGTCCCGGCGCCCTACTGGGTCAGTTATCCCGAGATGGTGAAACTCGCGGGCGCCGTGCCGGTGGTGCTGGACACGGATTCCGACACCTCTTTCAAGGTGACGGCCGGCCAGGTGCGGTGCGCGATTACGCCGAAGACCAAGGCGCTCATGCTCAACACCCCTTCCAATCCCACGGGTATGGTGTACACGCGGGACGAACTCGCCGCCATCGCCGAAGTGGTCATGGACACGGGGATATACGTCATTACCGACGAACTGTACGAGAAGATCCTGTATGACGGCCATCGCCATGTAAGCATCGCCGCCCTCCATCCGCGGATGAAGGAACAGGCGCTGGTGGTCAACGGACTGTCCAAGGCGTATGCCATGACCGGCTGGCGCCTGGGTTACGCCGCCGGCCCCCGGGAGGTTCTGGACCTGGTCGTGAAATTCCAGGGGCAGACCGTCATGCATCCGAGCGCCATCACCCAGCACGCCGCCGTTACCGCGCTGACCGGTCCGGAGGACTTCCTGCCGCCCATGATCAGGGCATTCGACCGCCGTCGGAACTACATCCTGGAAAGACTCGGGAACATGCCCGGCGTAGCCTGCTCCCGGCCCGGCGGTGCATTCTACGTGTTCCCGGACATGTCGGCCTATACGGGTTACAGACGGCCCGACGGACGCGCCATCGAAGGATCGCTGGACCTCGCCATGTACCTGCTGGAGGATTACCAGGTGATCTCGGCGCCGGGCGCCGCCTTCGGAACGGAAGGGTGTCTGCGGTTTTCCTACGCCACTACGCTGGACATTATCGAAAAGGGCATGGACCGGGTGGAGGAAGGGTTGGCGGCGTTAAAGGGTTGA
- the obgE gene encoding GTPase ObgE, whose amino-acid sequence MFVDFARIHVKAGRGGHGCCSFRREKNVPRGGPDGGHGGHGGHVVLRVDPGKRTLLDFQFQHLYRASNGTHGQGKDMHGRNAPDLVIGIPPGTIVKDRETGTVISDMVGEDQSLVIARGGSGGRGNSAFATSTNRAPRRWEEGHLGEERLLELELKLIADVGLVGHPNAGKSTLLSRLSAVRPKIADYPFTTLEPNLGIVKLGDYDRFVLADIPGLIEGAHEGKGLGHQFLRHIERTRILVFLLDASQPDPLHDYEVLVNELRQFNPVLLSRPALVVFSKLDLIVDRSMLEGFVVDPDHAKHAGQRNNPVLAISSATGEGISELLGEIGQILHEIGPAALD is encoded by the coding sequence ATGTTCGTCGACTTCGCGAGAATCCACGTAAAGGCCGGACGCGGCGGCCACGGCTGCTGCAGTTTCCGCCGTGAGAAGAACGTTCCGCGCGGAGGGCCGGACGGCGGCCACGGCGGCCACGGCGGCCATGTCGTTCTGCGGGTCGACCCGGGCAAGCGCACCCTGCTCGACTTCCAGTTCCAGCACCTGTACCGCGCCAGCAACGGCACCCACGGACAGGGCAAGGACATGCACGGGCGGAACGCCCCGGACCTGGTCATCGGCATCCCCCCCGGAACCATCGTCAAGGACCGCGAGACCGGCACGGTGATCTCCGACATGGTCGGAGAGGACCAATCCCTGGTTATCGCCCGCGGAGGAAGCGGAGGCCGCGGAAACTCGGCCTTCGCCACGTCCACCAACCGGGCGCCCCGGCGCTGGGAGGAGGGCCATCTCGGCGAGGAACGCCTGCTGGAACTCGAACTGAAGCTGATCGCCGACGTGGGGCTGGTCGGTCATCCGAACGCGGGCAAATCCACCCTGCTGTCGCGCCTGTCCGCCGTAAGACCCAAGATCGCCGACTATCCCTTCACCACGCTCGAACCCAACCTCGGCATCGTCAAGCTGGGGGACTACGACCGCTTCGTACTGGCGGACATCCCCGGCCTGATCGAAGGCGCCCACGAAGGCAAGGGGCTCGGACACCAGTTCCTCAGGCACATCGAGCGGACCCGGATCCTCGTCTTCCTGCTCGACGCGAGTCAGCCCGATCCCCTGCACGACTATGAAGTGCTCGTCAACGAACTCAGGCAGTTCAATCCCGTGCTCCTCTCCCGCCCCGCCCTTGTCGTATTCTCCAAGCTGGACCTGATCGTAGACCGTTCCATGCTGGAAGGATTCGTGGTGGACCCCGACCACGCGAAACACGCGGGCCAGCGCAACAACCCCGTGCTGGCGATCTCATCCGCCACCGGAGAAGGCATCTCCGAGCTCCTCGGGGAAATCGGCCAGATTCTTCACGAGATCGGACCCGCCGCGCTCGACTAA
- the icd gene encoding NADP-dependent isocitrate dehydrogenase, which produces MAAKPPAGGKHITIDARGVLDVPDQPVIPFIEGDGTGPDIWRTAQRVFDAAVDKAYGGDRRIAWHEVLAGEKAFNFTNSWLPDETVESFREYLVGIKGPLTTPVGGGIRSLNVALRQILDLYVCLRPVRWFTGVPSPVRHPEKVDMVIFRENTEDVYAGKEQEAYSDEAGRLIAFCREQFGWDIRSDSGIAIKPVSETGSKRLIRAAIEYAIARNRKSVTLVHKGNIQKFTEGAFQKWGYELAKEEYPDRLVSWEECGGNVPEGRILVKDAIADIFLQQILTRPDEFDVIATMNLNGDYISDALAAQVGGIGIAPGGNINYKTGHAVFEATHGTAPKYANQDKVNPGSVVLSGELMLRYMGWSEAADLIIQGIEKAIGGRIVTYDFARLMDGPREVKCSEFGTAIIERM; this is translated from the coding sequence ATGGCTGCAAAACCACCCGCTGGTGGAAAGCACATTACCATCGATGCCCGGGGCGTGCTTGACGTCCCGGATCAGCCCGTCATCCCTTTCATCGAAGGCGACGGCACGGGACCGGATATCTGGAGGACGGCCCAGCGCGTTTTCGACGCCGCCGTCGACAAGGCGTACGGCGGTGACCGGCGCATCGCGTGGCACGAGGTGCTGGCAGGAGAAAAGGCCTTCAACTTTACAAACAGCTGGCTTCCGGATGAAACGGTAGAAAGTTTTCGGGAATACCTGGTGGGCATCAAAGGGCCCCTGACGACACCCGTGGGCGGGGGCATCCGCAGCCTGAACGTGGCGCTGCGCCAGATCCTCGACCTGTACGTATGCCTGCGGCCGGTACGATGGTTCACCGGCGTGCCCAGCCCCGTACGGCATCCCGAGAAGGTGGACATGGTCATTTTCCGTGAAAATACGGAGGACGTGTACGCCGGGAAGGAACAGGAGGCCTACAGCGACGAGGCAGGCAGGCTGATCGCATTCTGCCGGGAGCAGTTCGGATGGGACATCCGGTCCGATTCCGGCATCGCCATCAAGCCGGTGAGCGAGACCGGCAGCAAGCGGTTGATCCGCGCGGCGATCGAGTACGCCATCGCGCGGAACCGCAAGAGCGTCACCCTGGTACACAAGGGCAATATCCAGAAGTTCACGGAAGGCGCCTTCCAGAAATGGGGATACGAACTCGCGAAGGAAGAATATCCGGACCGGCTGGTCAGCTGGGAGGAATGCGGGGGCAACGTCCCGGAGGGCAGGATCCTGGTCAAGGACGCCATCGCCGACATCTTCCTGCAACAGATCCTGACCCGGCCCGACGAGTTCGACGTCATCGCCACCATGAACCTGAACGGCGACTACATTTCCGATGCGCTGGCCGCCCAGGTGGGCGGTATCGGCATAGCGCCGGGCGGCAACATCAACTACAAGACCGGGCACGCCGTGTTCGAAGCGACCCACGGCACGGCGCCGAAATACGCCAACCAGGACAAGGTCAACCCGGGTTCCGTCGTCCTTTCCGGCGAACTGATGCTGCGCTATATGGGCTGGAGCGAAGCGGCCGACCTGATCATTCAGGGGATCGAAAAAGCCATCGGGGGCAGGATCGTGACGTACGATTTCGCGCGCCTGATGGATGGCCCGCGGGAAGTCAAGTGCTCGGAATTCGGCACGGCCATCATCGAGCGGATGTAG
- a CDS encoding helix-hairpin-helix domain-containing protein: MTKGEIQAILFVAVSMLAGGLVLLVKQFDSDFMPDLVPAAADGRLNAGIQGQSAQTTGNAMTMAGGTSGGEADAGGGRSGGGRSGGDLPYPQTLAPGADSRYLAPGVPSKSAFSNANLRVPINTAPASELQKLPGIGPTLAERIIAFREHAGSFARVEQLLEVKGIGPAKLDRLRPFVELP, from the coding sequence ATGACAAAAGGGGAGATACAGGCCATCCTGTTCGTCGCGGTCAGCATGCTGGCCGGGGGTCTCGTTCTGCTGGTGAAACAGTTCGATTCGGATTTCATGCCCGATCTGGTTCCAGCCGCGGCGGACGGACGGCTGAACGCCGGAATCCAGGGGCAATCAGCGCAAACCACGGGAAATGCCATGACCATGGCGGGAGGAACTTCGGGTGGGGAGGCCGATGCCGGCGGGGGGAGGTCCGGCGGGGGGAGGTCCGGCGGGGACTTGCCGTATCCGCAGACTTTGGCCCCCGGGGCGGATAGTCGATACCTGGCCCCCGGGGTCCCGTCAAAGTCCGCCTTTTCAAACGCGAACCTGCGTGTGCCCATAAATACCGCCCCGGCCTCCGAACTCCAGAAACTGCCCGGCATCGGTCCCACGCTGGCGGAACGAATCATCGCTTTCCGGGAACATGCAGGCTCCTTTGCACGTGTCGAACAACTGCTGGAGGTGAAGGGCATCGGTCCCGCCAAACTCGACCGGTTACGTCCCTTTGTGGAACTCCCGTAG
- a CDS encoding phytanoyl-CoA dioxygenase family protein translates to MADRTHLLNSKQMARFVAEGYLRFDELVPDDLNRAVKAEMDNQAIPREEAGSPLSAIWPDAAVGRVFRLPEIEGIIHSLVGPDPLYDHHAVHTVAAGHHFGQHWHADAIIDTRLHFDIQFMYFAHDTPREMGGTLILPGSHYRRISESDIARYHNFVGQVPMVCKAGTVIVLHHGMWHCAQPNRTGQMRYMFKLRLNPTVRQLRLWNTDDIDDPEVSHILSTNQPWHGNEERIEHVNRIHFWRFLTGDDQFDNHYWLSRIENEPELV, encoded by the coding sequence ATGGCTGACAGGACGCATCTTTTGAATTCCAAGCAGATGGCCCGGTTCGTCGCGGAAGGGTATCTCCGTTTCGACGAACTGGTTCCCGACGATCTGAACCGGGCGGTGAAGGCGGAAATGGACAACCAGGCCATTCCCCGGGAAGAGGCGGGATCGCCTCTGAGCGCCATATGGCCGGACGCGGCCGTGGGACGGGTGTTCAGGCTGCCGGAAATCGAAGGCATCATTCACAGTCTCGTCGGACCGGATCCGCTATACGATCACCACGCCGTGCACACCGTAGCGGCGGGCCACCATTTCGGACAGCACTGGCACGCGGACGCCATAATCGACACGCGGCTGCATTTCGACATCCAGTTCATGTATTTCGCCCACGACACGCCCCGGGAGATGGGCGGGACGCTGATTCTGCCCGGAAGCCATTACCGCCGGATCAGCGAATCCGACATCGCCCGGTACCACAACTTCGTGGGCCAGGTGCCGATGGTGTGCAAGGCCGGGACGGTGATCGTCCTCCATCACGGCATGTGGCACTGCGCGCAACCGAACCGCACCGGCCAGATGCGATACATGTTCAAGCTGCGCCTCAATCCCACGGTCCGGCAGCTTCGCCTGTGGAACACGGATGATATAGACGACCCGGAAGTCAGTCACATCCTGAGCACGAACCAGCCCTGGCATGGGAACGAAGAACGCATCGAACATGTCAACCGGATCCACTTCTGGCGGTTCTTGACCGGCGACGACCAGTTCGACAATCACTACTGGCTGAGCCGGATCGAGAACGAGCCCGAACTGGTGTGA